Proteins encoded in a region of the Populus alba chromosome 13, ASM523922v2, whole genome shotgun sequence genome:
- the LOC118053634 gene encoding coatomer subunit epsilon-1-like, translated as MHRSDYAEKQLRIMQQIDEDHTLTQLASAWLNLAVGGSKIQESYLIFQDLSEKYPMTGLILNGKAVCCIHMGNSDEAETLLLEALNKPAEAFTSRSYACKRASSAENSFERAVQSVA; from the exons CATGCAACAGATTGATGAGGATCACACACTAACTCAACTTGCGAGTGCATGGTTGAATTTGGCAGTT GGTGGTTCAAAGATACAGGAATCATATCTCATCTTCCAAGATTTATCAGAGAAGTATCCAATGACAGGGTTAATATTGAATGGGAAAGCTGTTTGTTGCATTCACATGGGTAATTCTGATGAAGCTGAAACATTGTTGCTCGAGGCCCTAAACAAG CCAGCTGAAGCTTTCACATCCAGATCATATGCTTGTAAACGTGCATCATCCGCCGAAAACAGTTTCGAAAGAGCGGTTCAATCAGTTGCTTga